The Nycticebus coucang isolate mNycCou1 chromosome 17, mNycCou1.pri, whole genome shotgun sequence nucleotide sequence GTGTCCAGTGAAGCAGCTGAGGACCCGCCGCCGCCATGGTGATGTCCCAGGGCACCTACACGTTCCTCACGTGCTTCGCCGGCTTCTGGCTCATCTGGGGTCTCATCGTTCTGCTCTGCTGCTTCTGCAGCTTCCTGCGCCGCCGCCTCAAACGGCGCCAGGAGGAGCGACTGCGCGAGCAGAACCTACGCGCCCTAGAGTTGGAGCCCCTCGACCTGGAGGGCAGCCTGGCCGGGAGCCCTCCGGGCCTGGCACCACCGCCACCACCGCACCGCAGCCGTCTGGAGGCACCGGCGCACGCACATCCGCACGTGCACGTGCACCCGCTCCTGCATCCCGGGCCTGCGCAGCCACACGCGCACCCGCACCCACACCACCACGCGCTTCCGcacccgccgccgccgccgcaccTCTCGGTGCCGCCGCGGCCCTGGAGCTACCCACGCCAAGGTAAGTACCAACCTCTGCTAGGcggctgggctgggcagggcctCGGCAGGGGGCGGGTTCGCTGTGCCCCCGCGGGGCTTCCGTCTTCCACCTCCGGGAGAACCTAGGAGGCTACCGCGGGCTGGGGCTGGCAGCTGACAGCTGGCCGCGGCCTCTGCGGGAGGCTGGGGGGCCAGTGGCCTCACCTCTTGGACCGCTTCCCACTCTGCAGCGGAATCGGACATGTCCAAGCCACCATGTTATGAAGAGGCGGTGCTGATGGCCGAGCCGCCGCCGCCCTACAGCGAGGTGC carries:
- the PRR7 gene encoding proline-rich protein 7, with protein sequence MVMSQGTYTFLTCFAGFWLIWGLIVLLCCFCSFLRRRLKRRQEERLREQNLRALELEPLDLEGSLAGSPPGLAPPPPPHRSRLEAPAHAHPHVHVHPLLHPGPAQPHAHPHPHHHALPHPPPPPHLSVPPRPWSYPRQAESDMSKPPCYEEAVLMAEPPPPYSEVLTDTRGLYRKIVTPFLSRRDSAEKQEQPPPSYKPLFLDRGYTSALHLPSAPRPAPPCPALCLQADRGRRVFPSWTDSELSSREPLEHGAWRLPVSIPLFGRTTAV